One Engraulis encrasicolus isolate BLACKSEA-1 chromosome 4, IST_EnEncr_1.0, whole genome shotgun sequence genomic window, gggaaaatgcattgaaaacaacaaagtagctaatgtagtaagcaactttggttttgagaaattcacccctggcagGTAGCTCACAGGCAGATGAACACAGCTACTCTATATACCATGGGTGGAGGGATGTAGACATCACATCAGCATGTGAGGGAAATTAAGATTGAAGGAACTATTGAAGGTCCAGAAAGGAAAAGAATGGAAACCTgtgttaaaaaagaaaatgttagcCATCCTGACACTGTCTATTTGTCGTGTTGTTGTTGGTTATACTatgcatagtaggcctattcctcTGCTACACACGTCTCTTGGGAGGGCACAAAAATACTACATTATGCAATATTAAACATACGCACGGCAGGCTAACGTCAGAAAACCCATTGGGGATACACTCTCAGTCTTACCATCTCCATCATGGTACCTCTGGGCAGATTCAGAAACACAAAGTCATGTTCAAATTACACACAATTAATTAATTCCACAATGAATAGGAATACCTTAATACAGTCAGGGCACATTCACACTGCCGGTTTTAGCACTTGGCAGAGAAACCCATTCACCCTGTGTTCAGAAATGCCACAGAGGAtcaaggatctctctctctctctctctctctctctctctctcacacacacacactttcactcagaTTAAATATTTATGTCCCCATCAGTTCTGCTTCAGTGACAAGGACGCGCTAAAAGCTGCCCACAGCTCTGCACTGGCAATAACAGAAGTGCTGAGGAGTGTTGAGAGTGTTCCTCAGAAGTGCTGAGTCACGCACACCTCTAATATAggtatcatgtaggcctacattgctgccATTTGGTGAATTGAATGTCAATTCTATGTAGTGTCAGAGTTGTTACAGCAACAGTTTAATGATGAGCCAACTTGGATCAGAAATACAGGATCTCACTGTGGTAACAAACAACATACAAAACATGAATACATTCCCAAGCGGCAATAAGCACTAATGTGTGAAACCATGAGGAAAACCTCAACACAGTATTACAGAGAGTATCAACAGGACGCTTTGCTTATCAAACGGCATTGTTTGAGTAAACgtgtgaaggagggagggagtcagggatgtgaatgaatgaatccaTTCATTTTTTCGTTGACCCATGCAATAAAATAGGGCATTGTATTGTGGAAAACAAGGAAAGGGTTTACAAAAGGCACAGTTGAAAGAGTACAGGGGAAAATATTATTTGAAATTCTTTCGTAATGCCATTGATGTTCTGTTCCTCCGACCTCTGTTTAGACTAGAGTTGTTGTGCTGAATTTTGGAATGTTTATTTAATCTTTTTTCGCACCAAACAACTGGCAGTGTCCAAGATTTGACCAGACTGAACTGGTCTTACACTTTTTTCCCCTCAAATAAACGTTGCCATAAATATTGCACTATGCCAGAGTAAGGACATATAATTTCGAACATAGGAATGTCATTACCAAGGCCAATATGACGGTTTGAGTGATGCAAGAGAGTGAAAATGTGTCAGGTCATCTCAACTGCAATTTGTGGCACAGACCACATCAGAAATATGCCTCATTATAGCACCTTTAAATATCCACACAGCAAGGACACCTCACATATTGTTTTACTCACTGTTATGTCAGGAGTATTTATAGGCTGTGTTGCTACATAGTAGCTCTTGATGGAGTTGCTATACTTGTACTTCCAACACCAAGGGGTGCCTCTGTTTTGAATTCTGTAACAAAAACAAATTGGTACTCACATTACATTTGGTAGTGCGTGGGAGTACTTCTCGCAATGATGATCCGCCTCCATTTCACTTGCAGGGGGCTGATGGGCTGTTAGTGCATCTTCCATTCGTTTTCATTACTTTCCCTTTGCAGACCTCTAGACTTAGCTAATCTTGCACATTTCCTGACTCACATAACATCTTGTCCTTGGCTCATGACATGGGTGTCTTCTTCATTTCCTTGATTACCATTTCTGCAATGAGATTTCTGTAAGATATTGAGGGACGGTTAAAAGTTGTCATCCACGGAGAGACACTGAGCCTCTCCATATGTGTCTGTGCGCATTCTGCTCATGGGGttatgcacgtgtgcacgtgtgttgtgtgtgtggctctgtgtctgtgtgagaccaCAGCATTGTAATCCATAAAGAAAACAGACAGGAGTGCATTCTAGACGTTATTTTTAGTTCAGTCTTTCACCAGGCGCTCAGGGGACAGACTCTCTGGCTCTCTAGACACATTGTAGTCCTCCCCGACTCTCTTGGCCGTTTCTTTATGCCTTCTGTGCGctaggcacacactcacagagcacATCAAGGATTTATTAAGGTAGGTGACGAGATGCCACACTTCTCTGCGTATGTTTGGTTTAGTGTCTCGTGTCGGTGAcctttggtttgttttgttgtcGGGCAGGTGACGTGACGTGTAGTGTTGTAGTCACCCGCTAAAGCGTTTAGCCACTGGGGCTTTCGGATGGCAGAACAGGGTGGTCAACATCCCCCAGAGAGGTGAAAAGAGCTGTTTTATTCTGGAAAATAAAATGCCACAGCTACTCTGCAAAAGTCAACTTCACATGACCTTCTAGTTAGTTTAGCCTTCTGCTGTGTGTTTACCTtacatgttttctctctctgtctctctctctctctctctctctctcctacttctcAGGGCTCTGTTGGAAGGCGAGGGAAGACATGCCCAAATGCGGTCTGATCTGCGCTCGAGAGAAAGAATAATAGGTATTGTTTGGATGAGGGATttacaccctctcacacacacatcccttttcttttttgagACGTTGCCCGTCAAAGATCAGTGTTGAGTACATGCTGTTCTAGCAACAGTTTTGGAGTATGTATGCAGTTAATCTAAAGGAACAATACAACATGACAACATGAACTTTGAACTTGACCTTTGATGTATACACatcgttgcacactgaggaaggcacacgccgaaacgcttctgtgcacaaaaataaagaagaaaaaaattgatgcaaggtgcgccccccttttctttgattctaagtattcatttgggacagcacccttaaaagttatcaagaaaccttagtgaagcctgctacctacttgatatACACATGTATCCCAACATGTATTCACTTTGTGTTTTTCCAGATATCCAGATGCCCACACGCCCTCACACCCCGAGAGCCATGGGCAGGATGGACCTGAGCTCCCCGTTCCAGTTCTCTGGCTTCGAGAGGTACATGGAACCCATTACTGGTGTGCGAACAGCCGCCACCGTGTCCAGCCACGTGCAGTCCAAAAGTGCCTCGCGCGTCATACCCATCAGCGTGTCCGGCCGTGCAAATGCCCAGCAGAGCCCAGCAGAGAGGAGGGACATGGTTGCCTTCAGCAAAGCCTCACAggccgctgctactgctgctgctacaagTGCCTCCAAACCATCCACCACAAGGGCTGAGACGATGGTGAAGAAGGAGGTGGTCCAAGAGAGAAGTGTGAAAGTCAAAGAGGCGCCACAGAGACCTGTGTCAGCCGTGTCTCCCATGATGACAGCCCAAAGTGTTCAGCAGAAACAGAAAGCAGATGAGAAGTCGGATTTGAGAGAACAGGACAAAACTCAAGATATCAGACAACAACAGGGCAGTAAAGCCCCTGATTATGCAGAGAAAAGCAAAGGCCAGCCTGAAAAGAAAGTGCTAGACACAGTCCTCATGGAGGAGATCATTGAGACAGTGATGAAGCCGGCTGGCTTGGGGGTGGACCTCTCTAATCCTGACTCAAAGATGACCTACCACGTCGAGAAGACCCAGGATGAGGATGGAACAACCAAGACGAACATAGTACTCGAGTCCAAGGTGCAGGAGCACATCGACCTGTCCTCGGACAATGCTCTGGAGGAGCTCCTGAGTAAAGGTGTGAAGACTGTGACCTTGGAGGACATAAAGGGAACCCAAACCGCCAGCATGATCCAGAACCTCATTGGTCTGGGGTTGAAGGAAGGGGAGAGCATGGAGAACAAGAAAGTCAACATTAAAATAATCGAGGAGCCTGTCGAGAACTCAGATGACGAGGAGGCTGAACTGATGATGTCAAACCCAGAATTtttccaatcctcctccatgggcTATCAGGTTGAAGAGGTTGAGAATGTCCCAAAGTCCACCGAGGCCCCAACTACAGAAACTGCCTATGAGGGAAATGGATCGGTTAGGATTCAGGAGAGTTCCACTGACATGGGACCTTCTTACTCCTCCCAAGATCAGGAATCCCAGGACTATTTTGTCTCCACACCAGAAGACAActcagagggagaggaaggtggTTTTGGATCCTATGGACACTACGGGGTTGTGGATGACCTGTCAGATGAAAGATACTACCAAGAGGGCGCTTTCCCCGTGAAGAAACACTATTCAGATGAGAGCGACAGTTTCAGAGAAGACCCAGATGCCACCTACGCCGAAGACGTCCATTCATACGCAAGAGGAGGCAATATCCCAGACTGCATCATTGAGGAAGAGGTCCGTGTCTCACCCATGGTGCAGGAGTCAGTGCTTGAGATCCTTAATGAGCAGAAGCTGGACCCCAAACAGCAGCTAAAGGGAGCCCTGGAGAAGCTCCAAGGCACCGTGTCCGGCTCGCTCAGGGAAGAGCTGAATCTCCTGACCAAGGGCGAACTTGAGGGTGCTGACAACGTATCCGTGGACATTCAAAAGATGCAGCAGTCATCAGACAATGGAACCACGACCATCGTGGCGCAGCTCAACGTCACCCAGAGCCTGGAGAAGTCTGGACTTCTGGGCGAGGGGGACGATGACATGTCTGATGAACAGATAATGGCCGCCCTGCGCTCCAACCCCGAACTCCAGAAGGCCTTCAGCGGAGGAGCACAGGGAGGCTACAGCATGAAGGTCTCCAGGGAGGAGGTCACCTCGCAGGGGATGCCCTGGGGGAGCGAGCAGGCCGGAGAAGGGACGGACATCATGGAGGAGTTCGGCAGGACGGAGAAACACGTCAAGCTGAGCCCCAACGAGCAGACCTTCACCTTCCAGATGGATGGCAAGTCGGGAATCCCAGGGGCTGGGGCAATCAACATTCAAGGGCTACTGCAGAGGGAAATGGGGGGCAGTGAGCAGGAAGGCCAACATGGAGGAGTGAAGGTCACCCAGGAGAAGAGAATAGCTACTGTGTTTCTTGATGACACAGAGATGTAAGATCAATACGAGCATACCGTAATATTAAGAGTTTCTTTCTACACTACATTTGCGAAGCAAGTGATGCCAACCCCTATGTTTTGAATGTTGAGGTTTCTTTGACTGCTAtgacatatatatttttatattaacTTAGACTACTATGCTTATATCTTTTCCTAGAGGATGTCAAACCTAACAGGTTCAGTTTAAAAGCTATATTCTCCATTGAAAAGTCTTAAAgggatgacgatgatgattatGGTGATGAGAAACATAAAAACCAAGATCACCATGTAGCTATTATAGCAATAACCAAATGCCACATAGCTATCATAGTAGTAACCAAACGCCAAAGGCCTGTTTTTGGAGAGAGATTATGCAACCAAGTGTGTTGGTGATGACAGAATGACAAGGATGTCAATACTGTAGGACTAGCCCTGGCTGCTttcattggttgattggttgtcACTGGTGGATAACATTGAACCTATTTACGTAGGAGATACTGCAGTACCAGTAAGGAAGACACATACGTAAATTTGCTGAATTCACCAATATGCAATTGCAATTCTTGAAATGCACATGATTACTTACAATAAGAGCAGATTAGCTTGTGTTGAAGTGTCATTGTCACTATTGTGGTGTCTACATTTTTAGCTGGTAGAcatgtcacacacattctcacacagatGCATAAATCCTTCAATGACACTACTTTGGCAAGTGCTCATCACTGATTCAGCCCTTCTCAGTTTGATGTTCCTCGATGCACTTACATGCATGCACGAAAACCAGAATTAGGAGGGAGTTAGGCTCGGGGGACTATGGGAGGGGCAGGGAGTGGGACTACAGTAGGAGATGGAACCGTAAAGTAGAAGTATAATATTAAATTCCTTTGATATAACAGGGGAATGACATTCCTGCAGGGTTGATGGACTAGTGGATGATGTGCATGAGGATGGGATTTTAGCTAAGTGGTCTGAGTAACGTAGCGGTGGTGGTCTGGTCTGGGGTTGCATTAGGTCAGTCACTagagtaggcacacacacacactgagtgcgttttaatatgcgaccttgcctcctccacttgcctcctccacttgattctcgtcatgatgacatcactgaccacagcattatatttcaatatcttgcaaaagctcatttgtaaagtctttttctcatttgcaattgggatggtgaatgaaaaacagtccctcaaaagttgttgtggcgaggctgacagctgggaaactttatcgttttctccacggaggaggggccaggaggcgggacgaggagacaagcacaagtggaggaggcaaggtcacatattgggatgcaccccttcaCTTGAGGCGAGGCAGTGTAGTGCAATGACTGTCAGCTATTTTAGGACCCGCGTGTCAGCTTGGCAGGAGGTAGCTAGCtgtgcaggaggagagagaggcagatgcgggggcgcacggtgtgtgtgtgtctgtgtgtgtgtctgtgtctgtgtgtgtgtgtgtgcgtgcgttgtagTCTTGAGGCCCCTCAGCCGTGTAAAACCTATAGAGTGTAAGTGATCCATAGCATTAGCTAGCATGTTTCAGAGTGATTAAGTGGTTGAACTGTTTTGGTTTTACAGTAGCGAAGGGATTGTTAGTTGAAATAAACGTGTACACATCATGAAACTAACACCATCAATGAGGCAGATATTCTATATCCCAAATTAAGGCACCCACAGCCTTTGGGCTCTTATGGTGGGGGTGAGAGGTACCTTTGCCAGCTGGAGATTTTACTTATTACCTGGCAGGTGTGTACACTCAAAATGGCAATGGAAGCTACTGTTTTCTGCAAACTTCACTTCTGATTTTGAAGATTTTCTTAACATGTTATCGAAAAATGCAGTGATATTTTGGTCATGGCTTTATCATTGTCTGTATGTCATAGACACCTAGATGCAATGTTTGACATATAAAATCTTTATTAATATGCTTTGCAAATGTCACATTAATTAATGGCTTATTGAAATAAATGAATGTTGTCACAAGTTATATTGCTTTCCATGCACCTATCACCTTGTAGCACCTTGTTGTATTACCTGCGTGTTACTACTAATGCTGCAAATCTTTTCTGTCCTGTGCTAAACACTGTTGGGAATGTGAGAATGTATTGTATCTAGCTTTAAGAAATCTAGTAAGAGTTGGTGTTTCTTGCGGATGTACCTACAGTATATGCCCCCATCATAATAATGTTTAATTGAGGGTTGTATCCTAACGTGCAGAAAGTGAAACACGAGAAATAACGTACGACCATGCACTTTGTTAACAGTTAAAAACTGCTTAAATTTCAGCTACTGGTAGAGGCTGAATGGAACACTCCTGGTAACAATTTGGTTTTATTGGCCTTAAAAAAAGGGATCTTTATATTGAACGTTGATTTGATTTGCCTATAGAAAGGGATACAGTATCTGTGTTACTGTGTACTTTGGCATTAATTTGGCATCTCAGTCTCTGTACCCTGTCCAAATGCTGCCGGACATACACGTTTTATTGGTGCTTATAGCAAAAAAACAAACTATTAAAATTGAACTTTCAGTCCATGAGCTTCTGCGTGTCATTTATTCTGGTGTGATTTTggtaaagaagaagaaggaaaaaatcaTCCAAGTAtgtgtttaaaaaacaaaacaaaaacagcagtaATGACTTCAGAAGCATGATCTCATATTAGCTGTCAGTATGCCCACCTCCGtcattcatttacatttcattCAGCAGAAGCTATTGTCCAAAGATACTAGTAagaagtaaagcttctttgcacaaaaatagacctgaagtgtgcggattgtcttctttttatacagaaatttctactgaatcctgcaccttctaaacagatgagcggtggcctatcacaaccaaagatactcacaaaaacacacaagggcctgttggctatgattatgtcctcttttgaaagtcgctttggttataaagcgtctgccaaatgcaatgtaatgtaatgcagaagCCATTGTCCAAAGAAACTTACAAAAACACATAAGGagctgtaaatatctgtaagaaCACAGTGTCTGGAAGATGGGACGAAGTCAGTACAGGAAAGTTTTGCTCAGACATGGTTGAATGCAGGGTCAAATTCAGTGCAGGGCTGTCGCGGTTGCCTGACCAACTCAGCTGTCTCCGCGAACGTCCCTGAAATCACTGGACAAAGAAGCCGGTGGAATGGAGTGCCCTGTTGGAAGTGCTGTGTTGGCTCCAGTCCAGGCCTTAATGTGTGCTCCAGCCCAGTGTCCCTAATGTACAGCCCTGCCCAGCGGTCATAATGTCTGTTCCTCTGGCACTAGAGGGGTGGGATGGATGTCCCCCCTACACAGATCAGGATGCCATGcaaggaagccaacagggggacaaaggggtcagttgtcccaggccaagggaAAGGGAGCCCCAGAATTAGGtcaacatttcattacattacattatattgtgtgtgtgtgtgtgtgtgtgggggggtctttcaaattactttgtccgaGGCCTGGTCAacgttgtcagcggccctggtgccaTTCATCCATTCCAACATACAAAGGCACTAAGGGTCCGACATGCTGGGATTTATCCCTTTCACTGCTGGCGATGGCACCACTGCGCAAAATGGAGGCCTTGTCTGCAGGTTGCCCTCTCTCCTAGTGGCAGCAGATGACACATCTGGGGCCCTGGAACAAGAAGGGCAGAGGGAACAGGCCAGGGTACTGTATAGAAACACATACATGGTGTACACTTCAGTGTATCATAAACTGCATAAACTTTGCATTACTTTCAAATAATCAACAAGAATCAAAAAGTCTTACTTTCAAATCATTGAGTTTGTCAGATGTATTTTGTATACTGTACATCTGACAAACTCAATGATTTGAAAGTAAGACTTGTTGATACACTCTGTTATCTGAAAGTAAGACTACAGTAGTTTATGCACTTTATGATCCTCAGGTGATGATAGAAAGGGCAAGTGCCAGCAGTATGCCTGGGCAACGACACAATCTTTTTTTACAATTTTATCAAGAGAACTTGAATCAGCAGCAGACATCTTATCTAACTATTCAATCAGAAATTTTGGAGGCAATCatgatgttgcctggcaacattgctc contains:
- the synm gene encoding synemin produces the protein MFHLRRTFENEKVQLQQLNSRLGQYLSRSKQLEHENAQLIAEINSIRKEKSTQWEHQHMAELRQMRRMVEQLAFEKSKAEMEREKLRQELHMVQSLRSEETAASKGLGGELQYCERELHQAHNINTVLETRLVELDNEFKFLENAHKEEVARMRNQAHARVIPVVTQTYHGPAAPSMEEVEHFAQSLSESWMETYDMYRMRVEEMEQSIKADQARLEDMEREKLHYAAELNKLRADLDSQSHVQVHLEDQLIDLQNRFRADINQYQVVIEELEHERMMLANAITEKLQDHQHLLKVKMDLGMEVAAYKALLEGEGRHAQMRSDLRSRERIIDIQMPTRPHTPRAMGRMDLSSPFQFSGFERYMEPITGVRTAATVSSHVQSKSASRVIPISVSGRANAQQSPAERRDMVAFSKASQAAATAAATSASKPSTTRAETMVKKEVVQERSVKVKEAPQRPVSAVSPMMTAQSVQQKQKADEKSDLREQDKTQDIRQQQGSKAPDYAEKSKGQPEKKVLDTVLMEEIIETVMKPAGLGVDLSNPDSKMTYHVEKTQDEDGTTKTNIVLESKVQEHIDLSSDNALEELLSKGVKTVTLEDIKGTQTASMIQNLIGLGLKEGESMENKKVNIKIIEEPVENSDDEEAELMMSNPEFFQSSSMGYQVEEVENVPKSTEAPTTETAYEGNGSVRIQESSTDMGPSYSSQDQESQDYFVSTPEDNSEGEEGGFGSYGHYGVVDDLSDERYYQEGAFPVKKHYSDESDSFREDPDATYAEDVHSYARGGNIPDCIIEEEVRVSPMVQESVLEILNEQKLDPKQQLKGALEKLQGTVSGSLREELNLLTKGELEGADNVSVDIQKMQQSSDNGTTTIVAQLNVTQSLEKSGLLGEGDDDMSDEQIMAALRSNPELQKAFSGGAQGGYSMKVSREEVTSQGMPWGSEQAGEGTDIMEEFGRTEKHVKLSPNEQTFTFQMDGKSGIPGAGAINIQGLLQREMGGSEQEGQHGGVKVTQEKRIATVFLDDTEM